A genomic region of Zea mays cultivar B73 chromosome 6, Zm-B73-REFERENCE-NAM-5.0, whole genome shotgun sequence contains the following coding sequences:
- the LOC100284275 gene encoding NDR1/HIN1-like protein 1: MSIKYCDQHKDCERQRLYRRFCAALVGVIVLVLLIVLIVWLVLRPTKPRFFLNDVSIVCINVSSASYLTVTMQATLASRNTNDRVGIYYDRADVYAEYRAMQITVPTALPPFFQPPNDAAVWAPFLSASNVPLPPYLATALTQDETAGYLLVTIRVDGWIRWKAGAFITSHYHLRVRCPALLTVNDGQGSYGSNAGGGLGYFKFQRAAPCIVDV, encoded by the coding sequence ATGTCGATCAAGTACTGCGACCAGCACAAGGACTGCGAGCGGCAGCGTCTGTACCGTCGCTTCTGCGCCGCCCTGGTGGGCGTCATCGTGCTCGTCCTCCTCATCGTGCTCATCGTCTGGCTCGTCCTCCGCCCCACCAAGCCTCGCTTCTTCCTCAACGACGTGAGCATCGTGTGCATCAACGTCAGCTCCGCCTCCTACCTCACCGTCACCATGCAGGCCACGCTGGCGTCGCGCAACACCAACGACCGCGTCGGCATCTACTACGACCGCGCCGACGTGTACGCCGAGTACCGGGCGATGCAGATCACGGTGCCCACCGCGCTGCCGCCCTTCTTCCAGCCGCCCAACGACGCCGCCGTCTGGGCGCCCTTCCTCTCCGCCTCCAACGTCCCGCTGCCGCCCTACCTCGCCACCGCGCTCACACAGGACGAGACGGCGGGGTACCTGCTCGTCACCATCCGCGTCGACGGCTGGATCCGCTGGAAGGCCGGGGCCTTCATCACCAGCCACTACCACCTCAGGGTGCGCTGCCCCGCGCTGCTCACCGTCAACGACGGACAAGGAAGCTACGGCTCCAACGCCGGTGGGGGGCTCGGCTACTTCAAGTTCCAGCGCGCAGCACCCTGCATCGTAGACGTCTGA
- the LOC100281644 gene encoding Heavy metal-associated isoprenylated plant protein 20-like, which produces MGILDHMSHVCSITETKEALKLRKKRPLQTVNIKVKMDCEGCERRVKSAVKSMRGVTSVTVNAKQSKCTVTGYVEPAKVLERVKATGKNAEMWPYVPYTLTTYPYVGGAYDKKAPAGFVRSAPQAMADPSAPEVKYMSMFSDENVNACTIM; this is translated from the exons ATGGGCATCCTGGACCACATGTCGCATGTGTGCAGCATCACGGAGACGAAGGAGGCGCTCAAGCTCAGGAAGAAGCGACCGCTGCAG ACGGTGAACATCAAGGTGAAGATGGACTGCGAAGGTTGCGAGCGTCGCGTGAAGAGCGCGGTGAAGTCGATGCGCGGCGTGACGAGCGTGACGGTGAACGCGAAGCAGAGCAAGTGCACGGTGACCGGGTACGTGGAGCCCGCCAAGGTGCTGGAGCGCGTCAAGGCCACCGGCAAGAACGCCGAGATGTGGCCCTACGTGCCCTACACGCTCACCACCTACCCCTACGTCGGCGGCGCCTACGACAAGAAGGCTCCCGCGGGCTTCGTCCGCAGCGCGCCGCAGGCCATGGCAGACCCCAGCGCTCCGGAGGTCAAGTACATGTCCATGTTCAGCGACGAGAACGTCAACGCCTGCACCATCATGTGA